The following proteins are encoded in a genomic region of Candida albicans SC5314 chromosome 4, complete sequence:
- a CDS encoding uncharacterized protein (Protein of unknown function; Spider biofilm induced): MAFESSSVLPFEAIQGLTLYSDDEDKSSQQQEPEQQEQNSTIAPSKNKRQRKIQTEEEYNYQLNRWRETGPMINTDTWLNEVNLAELDISDKLDRVKLLHVCELHYYKKDYSTCLKVINFGESLYGVDLDKVGPKIKQLNNKETTEENEEEEVKWDKNIEKNIAELYHIKMRCLAKLS, translated from the coding sequence ATGGCATTTGAGTCATCGTCGGTACTACCTTTTGAGGCTATTCAAGGTTTAACACTTTAttctgatgatgaagacaAGTCATCGCAACAACAGGAACCagaacaacaagaacaaaattCCACAATAGCTCCATCAAAGAACAAACGACAACGGAAGATCCaaactgaagaagaatacaattatcaattaaatagATGGAGAGAAACCGGACCAATGATAAATACTGATACTTGGTTGAATGAAGTTAATTTAGCCGAACTAGATATTAGTGATAAACTTGATAGAGTCAAATTGTTACATGTGTGTGAATTAcattattataaaaaagattattCAACTTGCTTGAAAGTAATAAACTTTGGTGAATCTTTATATGGAGTGGATTTAGATAAAGTAGGACCTAAAATCAAGCAactaaataataaagaGACTACAGAAGAaaacgaagaagaagaagttaaaTGGgataaaaatattgaaaaaaatatagcAGAACTATATCATATTAAAATGAGATGTCTAGCAAAATTATCGTAA